From a region of the Epinephelus fuscoguttatus linkage group LG21, E.fuscoguttatus.final_Chr_v1 genome:
- the LOC125882133 gene encoding uncharacterized protein LOC125882133 translates to MRATVIDHVIIHGMTMAEAGLRVRPNLSRFTVANIIRAFRQHNRVERMPHRGGRAAIFTAAQETLIVDMVRENNLIRLREIRDKVIADNVNFESIDDVSLATIDRVLRRQKMRMKQVYRVPFERNSAQHKDLRYEYVQRILQLDAMARPHEYLFLDEAGFNLQKRRQRGRNIIGQRAITVVPGQRGGNITLCAAMGSEGLVHRHAVLGSYNTQRLLTFLEELKTSSWTANNTILGPHIPFM, encoded by the exons ATGCGAGCAACAGTCATTGACCATGTCATTATCCATGGCATGACAATGGCTGAAGCAGGACTAAGAGTCCGTCCAAACCTGAGTAGGTTCACCGTGGCCAACATTATCAGGGCATTCAGACAACACAACAG AGTTGAAAGAATGCCACATAGAGGTGGGAGGGCTGCCATATTTACAGCGGCACAAGAAACCCTCATTGTGGATATGGTTCGTGAGAACAACCTCATCAGACTCCGGGAGATCAGAGACAAAGTCATTGCCGATAATGTCAACTTTGAGAGCATTGATGATGTCAGCTTGGCCACAATAGACCGAGTTCTCCGGCGCCAAAAGATGCGGATGAAACAGGTCTATAGGGTTCCCTTTGAGCGCAACTCTGCGCAACACAAAGACCTACGTTACGAGTATGTGCAA aggATATTACAGTTGGACGCGATGGCCAGACCTCATGAGTACCTCTTCCTGGATGAGGCTGGCTTCAACTTGCAGAAACGAAGGCAAAGAGGCCGTAACATCATTGGCCAAAGAGCCATCACTGTGGTTCCTGGCCAACGGGGGGGTAATATTACTCTTTGTGCGGCCATGGGTTCGGAGGGGCTTGTCCACCGGCATGCTGTCCTTGGGTCTTACAACACCCAACGTCTCCTCACCTTCCTAGAGGAGCTAAAGACATCCTCCTGGACCGCCAACAACACCATCCTGGGCCCGCACATCCCATTTATGTGA